DNA sequence from the Diorhabda sublineata isolate icDioSubl1.1 chromosome 6, icDioSubl1.1, whole genome shotgun sequence genome:
GGcccatttaatttttttccatctaCAAAATGACAACTACACAAAAAAGCTCCTGGACCTGGTTCTGTTGTTCTTCtacaaatattgtgaaaaaataaaattttaaacagtTATAAAATTCATCATTATATACCTTGTTAGCTTTATCAATTTGCTTCTTACTTTTGGATCCTTTGGAAATCTATAAAACTTACAACGCTCTCTGACATTGTAATGCTTACAGCCAGGTGCCCAGCACTAGCTCCGTGGATTTAGCAACCATAAGTTAAAAATATAGCAACAAAAAATACTAGCCTCAAGGGTTTTCAATGCTCTTCACGAATatcattgtaaaaaattttctctcccttttgttcatgaaaaattaaataaaagtagttGCTGGCAGCAGTgtatattgtgaaatatttacataaatctgTCTACGCTAGCAAACCACTATATTCACATAGTGAGTGACATGCAGtgagaaataattaatgatGAAATAAGAATTCAAGGTACACTTCTTACATTAGTTGCATTTTTGACTAAGATTTCTTTATTATTGTAGACAGTTCAGCATTACATCTAACATGCCAAAGATACCAGTATATGAGATCATTTCAATCTCTTCGTTCTCTTTTTGTCCATTAACTGAGAATAAGTGTAATGAAAGTGATACATTTTTAGTAATACTTTAATGTGTTACATTCAGCAATCTTAATTTGTTCTTGATTATGGCTGCTAATATGAATTATAATAGAAGACAGGGAATAGCTTGGCAAAATGACTTATACTCAAGTTTGCTTCAAGctattatcaaagaaaatgttGCTTTAGATGAAAATACGCATCAAACTATTACTGATCAGCAGTTGCTTAACTTGAGTAAAGCTGTGCAAATGTTGTTTGCAGGTGATGGAGTGTTGTCGATACTGAAGATTGAACTACTTAGATTAAGCAAACAAGTCAAAATTAAAGTTGTAAATATTATTCGCCAggaagattttttaaattaagtatAATATTGTGATTTTGAAACTTATGATACAAGCTAGTTATATCTTACATACAATAACAgactaatatttattatttttttaggtgaCACGTTACtttttttactcaaattgttGTAAGATTTCCAATAATCTGTCAAAGTTCTGCTGTAAGCAATGTAATGGTAGAGCTTGGGCTTTTTAAACGGAAGTATTGCGCGTACCAAACCAACTAACATATAATTGTGTTCAAGAGACAGTATTTTTGGCAGTTTTGTAATatcaaaatcctttttttgagCCGATAAATCAATCGCTAAGTAGTGGTGAAATTTTACGTTGGTTGTCATACACCTCTGACACTTAGGACAAATTGATGTAGTATTAGGCTGTTTGATATGATTTTGTAAATCACATATGTTCAGATCTTGCGAAGTAATCTTCTTTACGTGGTGATTTGTGTCAATATTTAATCTACAATATTGACAACGAGATGTTTCGGTAAAGCTGTACAGGATTCCCATCaattcttgaaatagggtggtAATCGCTGTACGAAGAGTTATAAAATTATGACGGTTAATTAATCCGTGTTGCAATAATAACCTGCATCTGTTTTCATATAACATGCGTTGGTTATTTTTCTCTGCATACTCCagaatcattttcaaaaagttgttaCCATCCACATTCACAAACTCTTGGCAATTTTGTTTAAAGGTATCACTATACCTGATTGCTCTTGTCAAAACTTCGATAATGCTATCAAAAGGACTTGTATTTTCATAAACgtatctttttcttttgtaaatgAACACTCTGCACTACCCATTTTCGATCAAAATGCTCTTGTACATTTGTTTACGTTGTTTCTTGTAATACTCTCTAACTTCTCTGAATGGTCTATAGTACttggatgtttttttttgtttttgagttCTGACTTCTTATTTGCTCTCATAGTTTCTGCCAAcccagtttttatttttacaatttgtgTAGATGTTGAGATGGGCAATATACTATTAGCAATAGTCGAATCCAATGTCTTCGATTCACTTCCGTTATCAAAACAAGTAGGCGTTGATATGAGCGTTATATTTTGGGCAGTCGTAGAATGGATTTTTCTCGCTTCTCTGCCATCACTAATGTAAGTGGAGCTCGAAAAGGATATTGTACTTTCAGGACTCTTGAATGTGATTGCGTGCACTTCACTATTTATATTATCATTGCtgatttgcaaaatattttcactggTATGATCAAAGCTCGCAGTCGTACAAATCGTAAAGTAATCGTGATCATCGTTAATAATCTTTAAGCAAGATTCCAAACTTTCATAatctgtaattaaaaaaattaagtatatattaaatacaaatcgcaaatatatataattttgtaattgtttatAGATATGCTTACTGTAAAACTTATCAGTTTCGGTAGTATTTTGGAAAATGCCTTGATCTTCACAATTTTCGAGAAACTGATTCGTTTCAGAAGCTTCGTAGGATAAATCCATTGTAGTCAAATCATTTCGTGATTTTTTCTGCACGTCGGCTTTGCCACCCCAGTTTTCTACAGGTTCCTTTGATTTTTCCAACTTTTGTAGCTTTGGTTGCTTATCTTGAGGAACTGTGTCGTCGACTTTCCTTTTTTTAAGAGTACTAATCGTTTCTGAAGTCTTCAGTAGTTTCTCTTGTATTAATTTTGAATGTGAAATTACAAAGTCATCAACCTTGAATCCAGATATTCTGTGATCTAATACATTAGGCACTTGAGAATCGACACTGTGCGTCACATTAGTAGGATTAGAACTGAGTGATCGGTTAGAATTTACACAATCGCTAAAACAGTCGTCATTGCTTAATAATTCATTGTATTCTTTCGAAGTTTTTAACTGAGTAAAGCTGTCAACTGATTCAGGCTTGGAATAAATATTCGTCCAGAAAGGAAAGTAActtaaaaagtttgtaaaagCGACTATTCGTTTTTCTCCGATGTGACATGTGTTTGATCTGAATCTTAAATCACCTGTATAAGGAGTGCAGTGTTCTTTGGCTTTGGATTCGATTTCTTTAATATAGTTATAAGTTGAAGTGCTGCTACTAGCGTCGATAACATCATTCATGTTAAAACCTGCAttgcttttataattttttatgctaTTAAATTCCTCAAAAAGGGTATTAATCTTTGGGTTCATTTGAAACTTGATATCCAAAATTTTTCGCTCATCGATCAAGTACTTATTACGACGATTGCTCAGCATAAAAACGTATAACTTTTGCACTTCCGAATTGAAAGTTTTTAAGTCATCTGAGAGACTCAAGTGAAACATGAATTTagcataaaatttttgtataacgACGTCTTTatccaatttttctatatacaaCAATATTGGTAGGATATCAAATCGTAGAAAACAAAGTCCTGTAAGGCAGTAGCCTATACCTTCATTTTTCCTGAGTAAATGATACATATAATGATCTAAGGAGCACCGGTTAAAAGCTTTAGTAGCACCTTCTATCACAGGCTTATAAGGTGGTATCAAGACTGAACTTGGTCTAGGTATTTCTAATCGTAACCATTCTTTTATGctgtattcaataaaatatttatctgtTTTTTCAGACACTACTTGGAATAAAGGAATACAATCACCATCAAGAGGGAATACCagagaatataaaataatatctcCAGTTTCATGATTACA
Encoded proteins:
- the LOC130446071 gene encoding uncharacterized protein LOC130446071 isoform X2 produces the protein MLKKKTESAEDKNMLDDLLSLLSSVEFGGFIVETCARKFHIIYCSPLQKQTWKEIFTKLDNPLVLTVSKGYMENVKMCNHETGDIILYSLVFPLDGDCIPLFQVVSEKTDKYFIEYSIKEWLRLEIPRPSSVLIPPYKPVIEGATKAFNRCSLDHYMYHLLRKNEGIGYCLTGLCFLRFDILPILLYIEKLDKDVVIQKFYAKFMFHLSLSDDLKTFNSEVQKLYVFMLSNRRNKYLIDERKILDIKFQMNPKINTLFEEFNSIKNYKSNAGFNMNDVIDASSSTSTYNYIKEIESKAKEHCTPYTGDLRFRSNTCHIGEKRIVAFTNFLSYFPFWTNIYSKPESVDSFTQLKTSKEYNELLSNDDCFSDCVNSNRSLSSNPTNVTHSVDSQVPNVLDHRISGFKVDDFVISHSKLIQEKLLKTSETISTLKKRKVDDTVPQDKQPKLQKLEKSKEPVENWGGKADVQKKSRNDLTTMDLSYEASETNQFLENCEDQGIFQNTTETDKFYNYESLESCLKIINDDHDYFTICTTASFDHTSENILQISNDNINSEVHAITFKSPESTISFSSSTYISDGREARKIHSTTAQNITLISTPTCFDNGSESKTLDSTIANSILPISTSTQIVKIKTGLAETMRANKKSELKNKKKHPSTIDHSEKLESITRNNVNKCTRAF
- the LOC130446071 gene encoding uncharacterized protein LOC130446071 isoform X1; this translates as MLKKKTESAEDKNMLDDLLSLLSSVEFGGFIVETCARKFHIIYCSPLQKQTWKEIFTKLDNPLVLTVSKGYMENVKMCNHETGDIILYSLVFPLDGDCIPLFQVVSEKTDKYFIEYSIKEWLRLEIPRPSSVLIPPYKPVIEGATKAFNRCSLDHYMYHLLRKNEGIGYCLTGLCFLRFDILPILLYIEKLDKDVVIQKFYAKFMFHLSLSDDLKTFNSEVQKLYVFMLSNRRNKYLIDERKILDIKFQMNPKINTLFEEFNSIKNYKSNAGFNMNDVIDASSSTSTYNYIKEIESKAKEHCTPYTGDLRFRSNTCHIGEKRIVAFTNFLSYFPFWTNIYSKPESVDSFTQLKTSKEYNELLSNDDCFSDCVNSNRSLSSNPTNVTHSVDSQVPNVLDHRISGFKVDDFVISHSKLIQEKLLKTSETISTLKKRKVDDTVPQDKQPKLQKLEKSKEPVENWGGKADVQKKSRNDLTTMDLSYEASETNQFLENCEDQGIFQNTTETDKFYSKHIYKQLQNYIYLRFVFNIYLIFLITDYESLESCLKIINDDHDYFTICTTASFDHTSENILQISNDNINSEVHAITFKSPESTISFSSSTYISDGREARKIHSTTAQNITLISTPTCFDNGSESKTLDSTIANSILPISTSTQIVKIKTGLAETMRANKKSELKNKKKHPSTIDHSEKLESITRNNVNKCTRAF